The proteins below are encoded in one region of Parambassis ranga unplaced genomic scaffold, fParRan2.1 scaffold_21_arrow_ctg1, whole genome shotgun sequence:
- the LOC114429918 gene encoding dynein heavy chain 7, axonemal-like, whose product MQVELEALQPQLLVASKKVDEMMVVIEHESVEVAETEKVVKVDESVANEQAMAAKAIKDECDADLAKAMPILESALAALNTLTTQDITVVKSMKSPHTAVKLVMEAICILKGIKPERIPDPSGSGKKVEDYWGPAKKLLGDLRFLQSLHEYDKDNIPPHLMTIIRNKYITNWDLVPEKIKTASTAAEGMCKWVCAMDKYDAVAKEVAPKKEKLAQAEGELSVAMESLQKKQAALKEVQDKLAKLQETLDANKNKKADLENQVDLCSKKLERAEQLIGGLGGEKTRWSEMALNLGQLYDNLTGDILISAGIVAYLGAFTSSYRQQQTKEWMSLCKSRGIPCSSNMSLMSSLGDPVKIREWTIAGLPSDSFSIDNGIIISNARRWPLMIDPQGQANKWVKNMEKANSLHIIKLSDAGFVRTLENCIQFGTPVGEFK is encoded by the exons ATGCAGGTCGAGCTGGAGGCTCTACAGCCCCAGCTGCTTGTGGCCAGCAAAAAGGTAGAcgagatgatggtggtgattgAACATGAATCTGTAGAGGtggcagagacagaaaaggtAGTGAAAGTGGACGAGTCTGTGGCAAATGAACAAGCCATGGCTGCCAAGGCCATCAAAGATGAATGTGATGCTGACCTGGCTAAAGCAATGCCTATCCTGGAGTCAGCCCTCGCTGCGCTGAATACACTCACAACTCAG GATATCACAGTGGTGAAGTCTATGAAAAgcccacacacagctgtcaagcTGGTCATGGAGGCAATTTGCATTCTCAAAGGCATCAAGCCTGAGCGTATACCGGATCCCTCAGGCTCCGGTAAAAAGGTGGAGGACTATTGGGGCCCAGCTAAAAAGCTTTTGGGAGACTTAAGGTTTCTCCAAAGCCTCCATGAGTATGACAAGGACAACATCCCACCACATCTTATGACCATTATCCGTAATAAGTACATTACCAACTGGGATTTAGTACCAGAGAAGATTAAAACTGCATCTACTGCAGCTGAGGGCATGTGTAAGTGGGTGTGTGCGATGGACAAGTATGACGC AGTGGCCAAGGAGGTAGCTCCTAAGAAAGAGAAGCTAGCACAGGCTGAGGGTGAGCTTAGTGTGGCCATGGAAAGCTTGCAGAAAAAGCAGGCTGCCCTAAAAGAAGTCCAAGATAAACTGGCCAAGCTTCAGGAAACTTTGGatgctaataaaaacaaaaaggctgaCTTGGAGAATCAG GTGGATTTGTGCAGTAAAAAGCTGGAGCGAGCTGAGCAGCTGATTGGAGGCTTGGGTGGAGAGAAAACGCGCTGGAGTGAGATGGCCTTGAATCTCGGACAGCTCTATGATAACCTGACCGGTGACATCCTCATCTCAGCAGGCATCGTGGCTTACCTGGGAGCCTTCACCTCCAGCTACAGACAg CAACAGACAAAGGAGTGGATGAGTCTTTGTAAGAGCAGAGGGATTCCCTGCTCGTCTAACATGTCTCTTATGAGCTCGCTGGGTGATCCAGTGAAGATCCGTGAATGGACCATTGCCGGCCTTCCATCTGACAGCTTCTCCATAGACAATGGCATCATAATCTC tAATGCCAGACGGTGGCCTCTGATGATCGATCCCCAAGGACAGGCCAACAAGTGGGTAAAAAACATGGAGAAGGCCAACAGCCTGCACATTATTAAGCTGAGTGATGCTGGCTTTGTACGCACTCTGGAGAACTGCATCCAGTTTGGCACGCCTG TGGGAGAGTTCAAATAA